A stretch of Phragmites australis chromosome 12, lpPhrAust1.1, whole genome shotgun sequence DNA encodes these proteins:
- the LOC133886770 gene encoding respiratory burst oxidase homolog protein B-like, whose product MHNRAGGGGGGGGDIVELSSAAQGHERERVIPHSGPLSKKSGARKSARFAESVSAPLSAPPPRGTPSAANNDDDDYVEITLDVRDDSVAVHSVKPAAGGDDSDVTLLARTLENRSSSFGHSVIRNASSRIKQVSQELRRLASVNRRGAGPRIDRSKSGAAHALKGLKFISRADGGSGWPAVEKRFDDLSQNGLLHRSKFGQCIGIRESEFAGELFDALARRRNIPGDSISKAELLEFWDQLSDTSFDSRLQTFFDMVDKDADGRITEEEVKEIITLSASANKLSKVQDQAEEYARLIMEELDPANLGYIELYNLEMLLLQAPSQSVRIGTTNSRNLSQMLSQNLRPTAEPNPLRRWYRRAQYFLEDNWRRVWVMLLWFSICAGLFAWKFVQYRRRAVFDVMGYCVCVAKGGAETLKFNMALILLPVCRNTITWIRNRTVVARVVPFDDNLNFHKVIAVGIAVGAGLHIISHLTCDFPRLLHATDAQYAPLAQYFGTPRPNNYWWFVKGTEGWTGLVMLVLMAIAFTLATPWFRRGRLRLPGPLKRLTGFNAFWYSHHFFVVVYALLIVHGHFLYLTHKWYKRSTWMYLAVPMVLYACERLTRALRSSVRPVKILKVAVYPGNVLSLHFSKPQGFRYKSGQYIFVNCAAVSPFQWHPFSITSAPQDNYVSVHIRTLGDWTRELKNVFSKVCRPPTEGKSGLLRAEYDRDGAMTNPSFPKVLIDGPYGAPAQDYKQYDVVLLVGLGIGATPMISIIKDIINNMKQLDGDLESGDDNSSSVASSFRTRRAYFYWVTREQGSFEWFRGVMDEVAETDKKGVIELHNYCTSVYEEGDARSALIAMLQSLNHAKHGVDVVSGTRVKTHFARPNWRNVYKRITLNHRDQRVGVFYCGAPVLTKELRELAQDFSRKTTTKFEFHKENF is encoded by the exons ATGCATAAcagggcgggcggcggcggcggcggcggcggggacatCGTGGAGTTGTCGTCCGCGGCGCAGGGGCACGAGAGGGAGCGGGTGATCCCGCACAGCGGGCCCCTGAGCAAGAAGTCCGGGGCGCGGAAGAGCGCGCGGTTTGCGGAGTCCGTGTCCGCGCCGCTCTCCGCTCCCCCTCCGCGCGGCACCCCCTCCGCCGCCAACAACGATGACGATGACTACGTGGAGATCACCCTCGACGTGCGCGACGACTCGGTGGCGGTGCACAGCGTCAAGCCCGCCGCGGGCGGCGACGACTCGGACGTGACGCTGCTGGCGCGCACGCTGGAGAATCGGTCCTCCTCCTTCGGCCACTCCGTCATCCGGAACGCCTCGTCCCGGATCAAGCAGGTGTCGCAGGAGCTCCGCCGGCTTGCCTCTGTCAATCGCCGTGGCGCCGGCCCGCGCATCGACCGGTCCAAGTCCGGCGCCGCGCACGCGCTCAAGGGGCTCAAGTTCATCAGCAGGGCCGATGGCGGCTCCGGGTGGCCCGCCGtcgagaagcgcttcgacgacCTCTCCCAGAACGGCCTCCTCCACCGCTCCAAGTTCGGCCAGTGCATCG GGATACGGGAGTCGGAGTTCGCCGGCGAGCTGTTCGACGCGCTGGCGCGGCGGCGCAACATCCCCGGCGACAGCATCAGCAAGGCGGAGCTGCTCGAGTTCTGGGACCAACTCTCCGACACCAGCTTCGACAGCCGCCTCCAGACCTTCTTCGACAT GGTGGACAAGGACGCGGACGGGAGGATCACCGAGGAGGAGGTCAAAGAG ATCATCACGCTGAGCGCGTCGGCGAACAAGCTGTCCAAGGTCCAGGACCAGGCGGAGGAGTACGCGCGGCTGATCATGGAGGAGCTGGACCCGGCCAACCTGGGGTACATCGAGCTGTACAACCTGgagatgctgctgctgcaggcGCCGAGCCAGTCGGTGCGCATCGGCACCACCAACAGCCGCAACCTGAGCCAGATGCTGAGCCAGAACCTCCGGCCCACGGCGGAGCCCAACCCGCTCCGGCGGTGGTACCGCCGCGCGCAGTATTTCCTCGAGGACAACTGGCGGCGCGTGTGGGTGATGCTCCTGTGGTTCTCCATCTGCGCGGGGCTGTTCGCGTGGAAGTTTGTGCAGTACCGGCGCCGCGCTGTGTTCGACGTCATGGGGTACTGCGTCTGCGTTGCCAAGGGCGGCGCCGAGACGCTAAAGTTCAACATGGCGCTCATCCTGCTCCCGGTGTGCCGGAACACCATCACCTGGATCCGCAACCGCACCGTCGTGGCCCGCGTGGTGCCGTTCGACGACAACCTCAACTTCCACAAGGTGATCGCCGTGGGCATCGCCGTCGGGGCCGGCCTGCACATCATCTCTCACCTGACCTGCGACTTCCCGCGGCTGCTCCACGCCACGGACGCCCAGTACGCGCCGCTGGCGCAGTACTTCGGCACGCCGAGGCCCAACAACTACTGGTGGTTCGTCAAGGGCACAGAGGGGTGGACAGGGCTCGTGATGCTGGTGCTCATGGCCATCGCCTTCACGCTCGCCACGCCGTGGTTCCGGCGCGGCAGGCTCCGGCTCCCCGGCCCGCTCAAGCGGCTGACGGGGTTCAACGCGTTCTGGTACTCCCACCACTTCTTCGTGGTCGTGTACGCGCTGCTCATCGTGCACGGGCACTTCCTGTACCTCACCCACAAGTGGTACAAGAGGTCGACGTGGATGTACCTGGCGGTGCCCATGGTGCTGTACGCCTGCGAGCGGCTGACGCGGGCGCTCCGGTCCAGCGTCCGGCCGGTGAAGATCCTCAAGGTGGCCGTGTACCCGGGCAACGTGCTGTCGCTGCACTTCTCCAAGCCGCAGGGGTTCCGGTACAAGAGCGGCCAGTACATCTTCGTCAACTGCGCCGCCGTCTCGCCATTCCAGTG GCACCCGTTCTCCATCACGTCGGCGCCGCAGGACAACTACGTGAGCGTCCACATCAGGACGCTCGGCGACTGGACCCGCGAGCTCAAGAACGTCTTCTCCAAGGTGTGCCGGCCGCCGACGGAAGGGAAGAGCGGGCTGCTCCGGGCGGAGTACGACCGCGACGGCGCCATGACGAACCCGAG cttcccgaaggtgctgatcgacggCCCGTACGGCGCGCCGGCGCAGGACTACAAGCAGTACGACGTCGTGCTCCTCGTCGGCCTCGGCATCGGCGCCACGCCCATGATCTCCATCATCAAGGACATCATCAACAACATGAAGCAGCTCGACGGCGACCTCGAGTCCGGCGACGACAACTCCAGCTCCGTGGCGTCGTCGTTCCGGACCCGGCGCGCCTACTTCTACTGGGTGACTCGGGAGCAAGGGTCCTTCGAGTGGTTCCGCGGCGTGATGGACGAGGTGGCGGAGACGGACAAGAAGGGCGTCATCGAGCTCCACAACTACTGCACCAGCGTGTACGAGGAGGGCGACGCCCGGTCCGCCCTCATCGCCATGCTCCAGTCGCTCAACCACGCCAAGCACGGCGTCGACGTCGTCTCCGGCACCCGCGTCAAGACCCACTTCGCGCGCCCCAACTGGCGCAACGTCTACAAGCGCATCACGCTCAACCACCGCGACCAGCGCGTCG GAGTGTTCTACTGCGGTGCCCCGGTGCTGACAAAGGAGCTGCGTGAACTCGCGCAGGATTTCTCTAGAAAAACAACCACCAAGTTCGAATTCCACAAGGAGAATTTCTAA
- the LOC133886424 gene encoding LOW QUALITY PROTEIN: germin-like protein 11-1 (The sequence of the model RefSeq protein was modified relative to this genomic sequence to represent the inferred CDS: inserted 2 bases in 1 codon), translating into MSKNAQHENGIEVEMKVVDVVEGDDGGEELGERRYEADQEERDEHHDLPLVGSGHALPEVGCRSFGHTPLSSHYLIRVLLLHPCVQNFQEIKLFTALCSYILLLGIYAPKSLSDSPPLQDVCSMAPQSERKLSMNGFLCKHPXTIAASDFKTMLLNHAGDLDNMVRSSANIVTATEFPGLNTLGLSMARTDIAPSGAVLPHSHPRASQMMFVHGGSVVAGFFDTKGRLFQKTLGEGDVFIFHRGLVHYIINYGFGLATTFSVLNSQNPGVVGITHAMFAPDSDVAEGLMARMLSFREMGISENSTADLPWTF; encoded by the exons ATGAGCAAAAATGCTCAGCATGAGAATGGAATTGAGGTTGAGATGAAGGTGGTAGATGTTGTAGaaggagatgatggtggtgaagaacttggagAAAGACGGTACGAGGCTGACCAAGAAGAAAGAGACGAACATCACGATCTCCCCTTGGTGGGGAGCGGTCATGCTCTCCCTGAAGTTG GATGCAGAAGCTTTGGTCACACTCCTCTCTCATCACATTATTTAATCCGGGTTCTGCTCCTTCATCCTTGTGTCCAAAATTTCCAAGAGATAAAGCTGTTCACTGCCTTGTGTTCTTACATTCTCCTCCTTGGCATCTATGCTCCGAAAAGCCTTTCAGATAGCCCTCCTCTGCAGGATGTGTGCTCCATGGCTCCCCAGAGTGAAAGGAAGCTGTCCATGAATGGTTTCCTCTGCAAGCACCC CACCATAGCAGCCTCTGATTTCAAGACAATGCTGCTTAACCATGCCGGAGACCTGGACAACATGGTCCGGTCATCGGCGAACATCGTCACCGCCACCGAGTTCCCTGGCCTCAACACCCTTGGCCTGTCGATGGCGCGGACCGACATTGCTCCCAGCGGGGCAGTGCTCCCCCACTCTCACCCGAGAGCGTCACAGATGATGTTCGTTCATGGCGGCAGTGTGGTGGCTGGCTTCTTTGACACCAAGGGCAGGCTGTTCCAGAAGACTCTTGGTGAGGGGGATGTGTTCATCTTCCACCGCGGGTTGGTTCACTACATCATCAACTATGGTTTCGGCCTCGCGACGACGTTTTCGGTACTCAACAGTCAGAACCCAGGCGTGGTTGGCATCACCCATGCGATGTTCGCGCCAGATTCAGATGTAGCTGAGGGTCTAATGGCCAGAATGTTGAGTTTCAGAGAGATGGGAATCAGTGAAAACAGTACTGCTGATTTGCCATGGACTTTCTGA